The Streptomyces sp. NBC_00775 genome includes the window CGCCTGGCGGACGGCTTCGCCGCGGGGGACGTCGACGCGCTGGTGCGCGTCGCCAGGCAGATGCGTGCCGCCGGGGCGGACGAGTTCGTGCTCGGGTTCCTCGACGAGCACGGCGGCCCCGACCTCGCCGCCGTGGAGCGGATCATCGCCGAGCTGCACGGCTGCCGCTGGACCTTCCACCGTGCGATCGACCGTGCCGCCGACCGCGACGCCCTGCGCAAGCAGCTCGCCGACCTGCCGGGCCTCGACGCGTACCTCACGGCCGGCTCCCCCGAGGGCGTGGACGATGGCCTCCCCACGCTGGTCGCCGAGGCCGCGCGCAGTGGTGAGCCCGGCTACGAGCCGCGGATCATGGTCGGCGGGGGTCTGCGCCTCGACCATGTGCCGCCGCTGCGCGCCGCGGGGGTCGACGCCTTCCATATCGGCGGCGCCGCCCGCCCCGGGGGCTGGGCCGGGCCGGTCTCGGTGGATGCGGTGCGGGAGTGGCGGGTGGCGCTGGACGCGTAGGGGGCACGTGGGGTGTTCTTCGCCCCCGCCGCCCCTACCCGTCCCATCCCTGGGGGCTGCGCCCCCAGACCCCCCTAAAAGATTGCGCAGTTCCCCGCGCCCCTTTTAGGGGCGCGGGGAACTGCGCGGGCAACCCCCACCGGCCCGCAGGCAAACGAACAACCCCCTACCCACCCCACCCCCGAGGTCACAGATCCGTATCTGCCCGGTAGTTGTTGTGTGTTGAGGGTCTCGTGGCGATCACGGGTCGCCCCCGTGCGTGCATATTAGGGAAGCCTCGGTGAGCCGGGGCATGACAAATGCGCACGTGCACAGCAACAGGGGGACAACGCTCCATGCCATCCATACGCAGCCGCTCGCTCGCGGCCGCCGCAGCGGTGATCGCGGCCATCATGGTCACCACCACGGCCTGTGACAGCAAGAAGGACGACGCGGCCGACGCGGCGCCCTCGTCGTCCGCGCAGGCGGACAAGAACGTGGACACCGGCGGTGACGACAGCGGCGTCTCCATCGGGGGCTACAAGCTGCCCGCCGGTATCCCCACCGACCTCAGCGGCGCCGACCTGGACAAGTGGAAGAACGGGGGGTGGAAGGACTACAGCAACTGGGCATCCAAGGCTGAGGACTTCGCCAACCCGTACATCGAGGACTTCTGGACGCCGGAGCGCATCGCCGCGGCCAAGGAGATCACCGGTGACATGCCGACCGTCGCCAAGTCGACCAACATGAGCTCCGGTTCGGGCGGCGCCGTCTACGCCTACGAGCCCGACGGCCACGTCAAGAAGTACAAGGCCACGCGGGTGAAGTCCACGTACCACCACTACGCGGCGGCCGTGGGCAAGCTGTTCTTCAGCACCCCCGAGGGCGAGTACGTGTGCTCCGCCGCGGTGGTCTCCGACCCCGCGCACCCGGGCAAGTCCAACATGGTGTGGACCGCGGGCCACTGCGTGCACGGCGGCAAGGGCGCGGGCTGGTACCGCAACATCGCCTTCTACCCGTCCTTCAACAACAAGGGCAACCTGAACATCCAGCAGGCGGTCCAGAACGCCAACTCCCGCAGCGTCTCGCCGTACGGCAGCTACTGGGCCGACTGGGCCATCACGTCCAACAACTGGATCAAGGGCGGCTCGGGCCACAGCGGCACCTGGGCCTCCACGTACGACTACGCCGTGCTGCACGTCAAGCAGCCCAAGGGCCACAAGTCGCTGCAGGAGCAGGTCGGTTCGGCCCTGCCGGTGTGGTTCAACGCCCCGGCGGCGAACAAGGTCAAGAACATGAAGGTCCGCGGCTACCCCGCCGCTTCGCCCTACGAGGGCTCGAAGATGTACGACTGCCGCGGCGCCACCAAGCGCTACGTGCTCGGTGCCAGCTACCCGAGCAAGTACCCGGCCGAGTACCAGGTCGGCTGCACCATGACCGGCGGCGCCTCGGGCGGCCCCTGGTACATGTCGCACAAGGGCCGCAACTACCTCGTGTCCAACACCTCGTTGGGCGGCAACGGTGCGCTGACCGGGCCGCGCCTCGGCACGGACGCCAAGGCGGTCTACCAGGCCATGTGGAAGAAGTTCAAGTAGTTCTAGTGGTTCTCGTAGTTCAAGTAACAGCCCTGGCGTGACCGGGGAGTTGAGGTGGCCGCGGTGCTCATGGGCGCCGCGGCCACCCCTGTCTCAGGCCCGGACCGGGGCGGGTTTCGCCGGGGTCCGGGCCGGGCGCGCTTCCCGTGTCGTGAACGCCGCCACGGCCACCGCCAGCGCCGCCAGCCCCGCCCCCGCCAGCAGGAACCAGCGGTCTCCGAACAGCGAGATCGCGAGGCTTCCGGTGCCGCCGGCCGCCGCGATGCCCAGGTACAGCGCGCTGCTGTTGAGGGAGATGAGCAGGGGAGCGTTCGCCGGGTCGAGGGAGGCGAGGCGGGCGGTGAGGGCGACGGCGATGGACCAGCCGACGAGTGGGGTGAGCGCGGCGGACGCCAGCGCGGTCGGCAGGGACTGGAGCGTCCAGGGGGATGCGGTGGCGAGCGCCAGGTACGCCGTGCCCGAGGCGAGGATCACCGGTCGCGCCCCCCACCGGTCGACCAGCCGCCCGCCGAGCTGGCCGCCCCCCACGGACGCGAATCCGGACACCAGGAGCAGCAACGTCAGCCGGTCCTGATCGCCGCCGGTCGCGGGGTAGGTGGCCACCGTGTAGTAGATGTAGGTCGTCTGGAAGGCCAGGAAGACCAGGAACGTCGTGAGGGCCGCACCCAGGACGCGGGGGTTGGCGAGCGGCGTCAGCCGCTCGCGCAGGCTCAACCCGCCTACGGGTTGCGGCAGTTCGCGCAGCATCAGCGCGAGCCCGGCGAACGCGGCCAGCCCGAGCGCCGTCACCAGCCACATCGTCAGCCGCCAGTCGGTGCGGCCGATCCAGGTGCCCAGCGGAACCCCGAGAGCGGTGGCGGCGGTCAGTCCGCCCATCACCACGGCGATGGCCCGCCCGCGCCGCTCGGGCGGTACGAGCGAGGTGGCGACGGCGTTGGCCGTCGGCGTGTAGAGCGCGGCGCCGACGGCGGCCAGTACCCGGGTGGCGAGCAGGACGCCGTACGAGGGAGCCAGTGCCGTAAGGGCGTTGGCGACGCTGAAGACGGCGAGTGCGGAAAGCAGGGCGCGGTGGCGGGGCCAGCGGGCGGTCGCCGTGGCGAGCACGGGCGCGAGCGCCGCGTACGAGAGGGCGAAGACGGTCACCAGTTGTCCGGCGACCGTGATGGAGACGTTCAGATCGCGGGCGATGAGCGGCAGGATGCCGGCCATGACCATGCCATCCGTGCCCACGGCGAAGGTGCCGAGGGCGAGCAGGAGCAGTCGTAAGCGCACGGGGGTCCCCCAAGAGTCCGTGAACGGTTTGACGTTGGTCAAACAATAGAGACTGTTGGATGATTGTCAAACGGTAAGGAGAGAGGTGTGCCCGTGAAGTCGGTTAAGTCCGTGAAGGGCGAGGAAGGCGAGTGGCTGCCGCAGCCCGACGCGGACGACATCGAGCTGGTCAAGGTGCTGCACGCGCTCGGTGACCCGGTGCGGCTGTGGCTGCTGAAGAAGTACGCGACCGGCGAACAGTTCAGCTGCGCCCCGGACGTGCTCGGCGTCGGCCATCTGCACAAGTCGACCGTCTCGCACCACATGCGGATCATGCGTGAGGCCGGGCTCACCTCGACGCGGGCCGTCGGCCGCAACCGCTTCGTGCGGCTGCGCCGTGACGACCTCGACGCCCGGTTCCCCGGCCTCCTGGACGCGCTGCTGAAGGCGCTTCCTGATTCCCTGCCCGACTTCCCTGCCTGAATTCCCTCTCTGATCAGGTGAGTTGGGGTGGCAGTGGCGCCGCGTGCGTGACGATCAGGCCCGAGACCGCTCGGGTCAGGGCCACGTACAGGCGGCGCAGGCCCGTCCGCTCGTCCGGTTCGCCGTCGACCACGGCCTGTGGCTCGTCCAGGACCACGTAGTCGTACTCCAGACCCTTGGCGAGCGAGGCCGGTACGAGGGTGAGCCGGGTCTCGGCCGTCGTCTCCTCGCCCGGGCCGAGATACGTCAGCCCGGCCGCCGCCAGCGCCTCGGCGAGGACGGGAATGCGGGCGTCGGCGGCGATCAGGCCGGTGGAACCCTCGTTGCGCAGCAACTCCCGCACCGCTTCGACGACTTCGGCTTCGACGACTTCGGTGTCGGTCTCGTCCGTGCCGGCCGCGCCGGTGTGCGCCCGTACCTCGAAGAAGCCCGGGTTCTCCCGCACCGACGCCACCGGGGTCAGCCCGGGCGCGATGTGCGGCAGCAGCCGGGACGCGTAGGTGATGACATCGGTGGGCACACGGAAGCCCGCCGTCAGCTCCTCGATCACGGCCTCGCCCTTGCCGAGGTGGCGCAGCGCCTCGTCCCAGCTCCGCGTCGCCCACGGGGTCGTCCCCTGCGCCAGATCCCCCAGCACGGTCGCCGAACCGGTCGTGCAGCGCCGGCCGACGGCCCGGTACTGCATCGGGGAGAGGTCCTGCGCCTCGTCGAGCACCACATGCCCGAGTGAGTGCGTGCGCTGCACGAGGTCGGTGGCCTCGTCGATCAACACGGCGTCCGCGGCGGACCACTTGGCGGCTTTGACGCTCCGCACGGGCTTCTGCCAGAGGATCTCCTTCTGCTCGTCCTCGTCGAGGAGCCCCTCCGCGTGTACGGCGAGGAAGTCGGCGTCGGAGAGCAGCCGCAGGACGAGTTTGGCGGGGTCGACGGGCGGCCAGACCGCCTTGACCGCGGCCTTCACGGCGGTGTTGCGGGCGACGGCGTCCTGCACCCGGTCGTCCGGCGCCTCGCCCGACCGCTCCATCTGCACCAGCACGGCGTGCGCGATCCGCTGCGGAAGGGCCTCGCGGGCGGCGCCGT containing:
- a CDS encoding ArsR/SmtB family transcription factor produces the protein MKSVKSVKGEEGEWLPQPDADDIELVKVLHALGDPVRLWLLKKYATGEQFSCAPDVLGVGHLHKSTVSHHMRIMREAGLTSTRAVGRNRFVRLRRDDLDARFPGLLDALLKALPDSLPDFPA
- a CDS encoding trypsin-like serine peptidase gives rise to the protein MPSIRSRSLAAAAAVIAAIMVTTTACDSKKDDAADAAPSSSAQADKNVDTGGDDSGVSIGGYKLPAGIPTDLSGADLDKWKNGGWKDYSNWASKAEDFANPYIEDFWTPERIAAAKEITGDMPTVAKSTNMSSGSGGAVYAYEPDGHVKKYKATRVKSTYHHYAAAVGKLFFSTPEGEYVCSAAVVSDPAHPGKSNMVWTAGHCVHGGKGAGWYRNIAFYPSFNNKGNLNIQQAVQNANSRSVSPYGSYWADWAITSNNWIKGGSGHSGTWASTYDYAVLHVKQPKGHKSLQEQVGSALPVWFNAPAANKVKNMKVRGYPAASPYEGSKMYDCRGATKRYVLGASYPSKYPAEYQVGCTMTGGASGGPWYMSHKGRNYLVSNTSLGGNGALTGPRLGTDAKAVYQAMWKKFK
- a CDS encoding HelD family protein; protein product: MREDVENLDIRDVTANWVNAAVLQRQMDERIKALADLSHTPLFFGRLDYLHPPGADKAEGAEGERFYIGRRHVHDAEGDPMVIDWRAPVSQPFYRASKKSPMDVGLRRRFGYTGGDLTAYEDEHLSDPAEAAATSKLLQQEIERPRVGPMRDIVATIQPEQDEIVRSGLSGSVCVQGGPGTGKTAVGLHRVAYLLYAHRERLARTGTLVIGPNKSFLHYIEQVLPALGELEVKQATVDDLVAHVEVSGSDDATAAVIKGDARMAEVLRRAVRSHVTLPAEPVVVVRGSRRWRVAAYELEEIVRELLDRDIRYGAAREALPQRIAHAVLVQMERSGEAPDDRVQDAVARNTAVKAAVKAVWPPVDPAKLVLRLLSDADFLAVHAEGLLDEDEQKEILWQKPVRSVKAAKWSAADAVLIDEATDLVQRTHSLGHVVLDEAQDLSPMQYRAVGRRCTTGSATVLGDLAQGTTPWATRSWDEALRHLGKGEAVIEELTAGFRVPTDVITYASRLLPHIAPGLTPVASVRENPGFFEVRAHTGAAGTDETDTEVVEAEVVEAVRELLRNEGSTGLIAADARIPVLAEALAAAGLTYLGPGEETTAETRLTLVPASLAKGLEYDYVVLDEPQAVVDGEPDERTGLRRLYVALTRAVSGLIVTHAAPLPPQLT
- a CDS encoding copper homeostasis protein CutC; its protein translation is MSKRAVLEVIALGVEDAVAAQAGGADRLELVTDMAADGLTPPVENFVGIRAAVDISLRVMLRLADGFAAGDVDALVRVARQMRAAGADEFVLGFLDEHGGPDLAAVERIIAELHGCRWTFHRAIDRAADRDALRKQLADLPGLDAYLTAGSPEGVDDGLPTLVAEAARSGEPGYEPRIMVGGGLRLDHVPPLRAAGVDAFHIGGAARPGGWAGPVSVDAVREWRVALDA
- a CDS encoding MFS transporter, whose product is MRLRLLLLALGTFAVGTDGMVMAGILPLIARDLNVSITVAGQLVTVFALSYAALAPVLATATARWPRHRALLSALAVFSVANALTALAPSYGVLLATRVLAAVGAALYTPTANAVATSLVPPERRGRAIAVVMGGLTAATALGVPLGTWIGRTDWRLTMWLVTALGLAAFAGLALMLRELPQPVGGLSLRERLTPLANPRVLGAALTTFLVFLAFQTTYIYYTVATYPATGGDQDRLTLLLLVSGFASVGGGQLGGRLVDRWGARPVILASGTAYLALATASPWTLQSLPTALASAALTPLVGWSIAVALTARLASLDPANAPLLISLNSSALYLGIAAAGGTGSLAISLFGDRWFLLAGAGLAALAVAVAAFTTREARPARTPAKPAPVRA